From the Candidatus Bathyarchaeota archaeon genome, one window contains:
- a CDS encoding amylo-alpha-1,6-glucosidase yields the protein MKLPTLSLDKKALFDVDWAQKQEWLITNGLGSYASSSIVNINSRKYHGLLVSALNPPSDRTVCLAKLDEELFIADRVFLLGSNEFCDTFYPKGFAHLKEFTIAPYPTWLYSIRDVEMQKTVFMPYQKNQVTTLYQITNQNSFNVTCKITPMIACRHFHTVMNKWQTPFEFTQTPQSRGVELNCTKPKVRLSITATEGTFSEEPNWIEHLYYVEEALRGETSIDDNYQPGYFQISIPANSTKTFAITATTDPQTTAIDSAAEAQQALTQEIERHSSFLDTFYKAHPSVPVSDWLSWALLASDTFVVSNREQSRRSVIAGYPWFETWGRDTFISLPGLMLVTGKFEQAKQVLLTFSEKCRHGLIPNLIGDKTGEAAYNTVDATLWFVNAALQYLKYTGDFEFIQSQLWETLQEILNRHVEGTNFGIHADEDGLLMHGEQLTWMDATPNGKAATPRAGKAVEVQALWYNALKTMQMLAGRFEASTVEQTSAELANKAKASFNKQFWNPNNGALYDVVAESGKDASVRPNQVIAAALDYPIIDTAKAIGVVEIVEERLLVSCGLRTLEPDNPQFKGEYFGDRKTRDQAYHNGTVWPWLLGPFTTAYIKTHGATAENRERALKKFVEPLFVQQIKQAGMGTVSEIFDGNEPYTPRGCISQAWSIAEPLRAYIQDIEQIRPQHEKEIKN from the coding sequence ATGAAGCTCCCCACCTTAAGCTTGGACAAAAAGGCGTTGTTTGATGTTGATTGGGCACAAAAACAAGAATGGCTAATAACCAACGGGTTAGGCAGCTACGCGTCAAGCAGCATCGTAAACATTAACTCACGCAAATACCACGGCTTGCTGGTATCAGCGCTTAATCCGCCCAGCGACCGAACCGTTTGCCTCGCAAAACTCGACGAAGAACTCTTCATAGCAGACCGCGTCTTTTTACTAGGCTCCAACGAATTCTGCGACACATTCTACCCCAAAGGCTTTGCACACCTCAAAGAATTCACCATCGCACCCTACCCCACATGGCTCTACAGCATACGCGACGTAGAAATGCAAAAAACCGTTTTCATGCCCTACCAAAAAAACCAAGTCACCACCCTCTACCAAATCACAAACCAAAACAGCTTCAACGTCACCTGCAAAATCACGCCCATGATAGCCTGCAGACACTTCCACACTGTCATGAACAAATGGCAAACCCCCTTCGAATTCACCCAAACCCCCCAAAGCAGGGGCGTGGAGCTAAACTGCACCAAACCCAAAGTACGCCTTAGCATAACCGCCACAGAAGGCACGTTTTCTGAAGAACCCAACTGGATAGAGCACCTCTACTACGTTGAAGAAGCCCTGCGGGGAGAAACCAGCATCGACGACAACTACCAACCAGGGTACTTCCAAATCAGCATCCCCGCAAACAGCACCAAAACCTTCGCCATAACAGCCACCACCGACCCCCAAACCACCGCAATAGACAGCGCCGCAGAAGCCCAGCAGGCTTTAACTCAAGAAATTGAGAGGCACAGCAGCTTCTTAGACACGTTCTATAAGGCGCATCCGTCGGTTCCCGTTTCGGATTGGCTGAGTTGGGCTTTGCTTGCTTCGGACACGTTTGTGGTTTCGAATCGGGAGCAGAGCCGCCGCAGCGTCATAGCGGGGTATCCGTGGTTTGAAACATGGGGCAGGGACACGTTCATCTCGTTGCCAGGGCTAATGCTGGTAACAGGCAAATTCGAGCAAGCCAAACAGGTGCTTTTGACGTTTAGCGAAAAATGCAGGCACGGCTTGATTCCCAACCTTATCGGCGATAAGACAGGCGAAGCAGCATACAACACGGTAGACGCTACGTTATGGTTTGTTAACGCGGCTTTGCAGTACCTCAAGTACACGGGCGATTTCGAGTTCATCCAAAGCCAGCTTTGGGAGACCCTGCAAGAAATCCTAAACCGCCACGTTGAAGGGACAAATTTTGGCATACACGCCGACGAGGACGGCTTGCTCATGCATGGGGAGCAGCTTACGTGGATGGATGCAACCCCCAACGGAAAAGCAGCAACGCCCCGAGCAGGGAAAGCTGTGGAGGTTCAGGCGCTTTGGTACAACGCACTTAAGACGATGCAGATGCTTGCGGGCAGATTCGAAGCCTCCACGGTAGAGCAGACCAGTGCCGAGTTGGCAAATAAAGCCAAAGCCAGCTTCAACAAGCAGTTCTGGAACCCAAACAACGGCGCCCTCTACGATGTCGTAGCCGAATCGGGCAAGGATGCGTCGGTGCGTCCCAATCAGGTCATAGCCGCCGCGCTTGATTACCCCATAATCGACACAGCCAAAGCCATAGGCGTCGTAGAAATCGTTGAGGAACGGCTATTGGTTTCTTGTGGCTTGCGAACCTTAGAGCCAGATAACCCCCAGTTTAAGGGCGAGTATTTTGGTGACCGCAAAACCCGCGACCAAGCCTACCACAACGGAACCGTCTGGCCCTGGCTACTAGGACCCTTCACCACCGCCTACATCAAAACCCACGGCGCCACCGCAGAAAACCGCGAACGCGCGCTGAAAAAATTTGTAGAGCCACTTTTTGTGCAGCAAATCAAGCAGGCAGGCATGGGAACTGTAAGCGAA